In Raphanus sativus cultivar WK10039 chromosome 5, ASM80110v3, whole genome shotgun sequence, the following proteins share a genomic window:
- the LOC108859117 gene encoding DEK domain-containing chromatin-associated protein 2, whose translation MAMETLEGKTLGVESSSPKEVNSASKDEAEKKEEEQLEEKEEEGSVSKKCVESQRSGSSDRPTRERKKVELFSLSTPLRPTPTKSLSIEKGRGTLLRDIPNVAYQLSKRKADDNLILLHTILYGKKAKSHMVKKNIGQFSGFVWSEKEEEKQRGRVKEKLDKCVKDKLVFFCDVLDIPINRSSMKKEEVSVKVLEFLESPKASRDVLLADREKKLQQAKKRKSTGKKRKSGESSDTPAKRKRQTNKADDPSNTEEGKGEGDSDSEVTKDEDDAAPKEDIETETEDEAEDEKPTDKKISSKKTKEESSAGTKGKDKQASANGSKKSIEKSSKRVAKATSSPAKKQKVDHDESTKGKSKKQSAKPQAKGSKEKGKVTKKGKAEPTREEMLEFVSKILKEVDFNTATLSTILKKLSDHFGVDLSHRKPEVKEVIQDAINEMTDDEEDEISEAGSDKDKEEEEEKAEAESNTEMEEEEEKAEAESNKEKEEEEE comes from the exons ATGGCGATGGAAACCCTAGAAGGAAAAACACTGGGAGTCGAATCCTCCTCCCCGAAAGAAGTGAATTCCGCCAGCAAAGACGAGGCggagaagaaggaggaggagcaactggaagagaaagaggaagaaggaagTGTAAGTAAGAAGTGTGTGGAGAGTCAGAGGAGTGGTAGTAGTGATAGACCAACGAGGGAGAGAAAGAAGGTCGAGCTTTTCTCCCTCTCCACTCCCCTGCGTCCTACACCAACCAAGTCCCTTTCTATTGAAAAG GGTCGTGGAACACTGCTCAGGGATATTCCTAATG TGGCTTATCAACTCTCCAAGAGAAAAGCTGATGACAACCTTATCTTACTACACACCATTCTCTATGGGAAGAAAGCAAAG tcaCATATGGTTAAGAAAAACATCGGTCAATTTTCTGGCTTCGTCTGGTCAGAGAAAGAG GAGGAGAAGCAAAGGGGACGAGTAAAAGAGAAGCTTGACAAATGCGTAAAAGACAAGTTAGTCTTTTTCTGTGATGTACTTGATATACCTATTAACAGAAGCAGCATGAAAAAA GAAGAAGTATCTGTCAAAGTGCTTGAGTTTTTGGAATCTCCCAAGGCATCAAGAGATGTTCTACTTGCTGATCGTGAAAAG aAATTACAGCAGGCCAAGAAGCGCAAGAGCACAGGGAAAAAGAGGAAATCTGGAGAATCTTCAGATACCCCAGCCAAG AGGAAAAGGCAAACTAATAAGGCAGATGATCCATCTAACACAGAAGAAGGTAAAGGTGAAGGGGATTCTGATTCAGAAGTCACTAAAGATGAAGATGACGCGGCACCAAAAGAAGATATAGAAACTGAAACTGAAGATGAAGCAGAAGATGAGAAGCCAACTGATAAGAAAATCTCATCGAAGAAGACTAAAGAGGAGAGCTCAGCAGGTACCAAAGGCAAAGATAAACAAGCGTCTGCGAACGGTTCTAAGAAATCTatcgaaaagtcttccaaaagaGTTGCTAAGGCAACTTCATCTCCAGCCAAGAAACAAAAAGTTGATCATGACGAGTCTACTAAAGGGAAAAGCAAGAAACAGTCAGCTAAGCCACAGGCTAAGGGATCCAAAGAGAAAG GGAAAGTCACTAAGAAAGGCAAAGCAGAGCCAACCAGAGAAGAGATGCTTGAATTTGTGTCCAAAATTCTCAAGGAAGTAGACTTCAATACG GCGACATTATCAACTATTTTGAAGAAGCTTA GTGACCATTTCGGTGTTGATCTCTCGCATAGAAAACCAGAGGTGAAGGAGGTTATCCAAGATGCTATAAATGAAATgactgatgatgaagaagacgaaATATCTGAGGCTGGAAGTGACAaagacaaggaagaagaagaggagaaagctGAGGCTGAAAGTAACACAGAGatggaagaagaggaggaaaaaGCTGAGGCTGAAAGTAacaaagagaaggaagaagaagaagagtaa
- the LOC108856253 gene encoding glutamate-1-semialdehyde 2,1-aminomutase, chloroplastic: MSATLTGSGTALGFSCSSKISKRVSSSPSTRCSVKMSSVSVDEKKKSFTLQKSEEAFNAAKNLMPGGVNSPVRAFKSVGGQPVLIDSVKGSKMWDIDGNQYIDYVGSWGPAIIGHADDEVLAALSETMKKGTSFGAPCLLENVLAEMVISAVPSIEMVRFVNSGTEACMGVLRLARAFTNKEKFIKFEGCYHGHANAFLVKAGSGVATLGLPDSPGVPKAATSDTLTAPYNDIEAVAKLFEAHKGEISAVILEPVVGNSGFIAPTPEFITGLRKLSKDNGALLIFDEVMTGFRLAYGGAQEYFGITPDLTTLGKIIGGGLPVGAYGGRRDIMEMVAPAGPMYQAGTLSGNPLAMTAGIHTLKRLKQPGTYEYLDKITKELTNGILEAGRKTGHPMCGGYISGMFGFFFAEGPVYNFADAKKSDTEKFGRFFRGMLEEGVYFAPSQFEAGFTSLAHTPEDIQFTISAAERVLGRI, translated from the exons ATGTCGGCGACGCTAACGGGATCAGGAACTGCCTTGGGCTTCTCTTGCTCCTCGAAGATCTCGAAGCGAGTCTCCTCCTCTCCTTCCACTCGCTGCTCCGTCAAGATGTCATCAGTCTCCGTcgacgagaagaagaagagcttcaCCCTTCAGAAATCCGAAGAAGCTTTCAACGCCGCCAAG AATCTAATGCCTGGAGGTGTGAACTCCCCTGTTCGAGCCTTCAAATCCGTCGGTGGTCAACCCGTTCTGATCGACTCAGTCAAAGGCTCCAAGATGTGGGACATCGACGGTAATCAATACATCGACTACGTCGGCTCCTGGGGACCAGCCATCATCGGCCACGCCGACGACGAGGTTCTCGCGGCTCTATCCGAGACCATGAAGAAAGGAACGAGCTTTGGCGCTCCTTGTCTCCTCGAGAACGTTCTCGCCGAGATGGTTATCTCAGCTGTTCCCAGCATCGAGATGGTTCGGTTCGTTAACTCCGGGACCGAAGCTTGTATGGGCGTGCTCCGTCTCGCCAGAGCTTTTACAAACAAAGAGAAGTTTATTAAGTTCGAAGGTTGTTACCACGGTCACGCCAACGCCTTCCTCGTGAAAGCTGGTAGTGGTGTAGCCACTCTAGGGTTACCTGACTCCCCTGGTGTGCCTAAAGCGGCTACTTCGGATACGCTCACGGCTCCGTATAATGATATTGAAGCGGTTGCGAAGCTCTTTGAGGCTCATAAGGGAGAGATCTCTGCGGTTATTCTCGAGCCTGTTGTTGGTAACTCTGGTTTCATCGCTCCTACTCCTGAGTTCATCACCGGTTTGAGGAAGCTGAGTAAAGACAATGGTGCTCTTTTGATCTTCGATGAGGTCATGACTGGGTTTCGTTTGGCTTACGGTGGAGCTCAGGAGTACTTTGGGATCACTCCTGACTTGACAACTCTTGGGAAAATCATCGGTGGTGGTCTTCCCGTGGGTGCTTACGGTGGAAGACGAGATATTATGGAGATG GTTGCTCCTGCAGGGCCTATGTACCAAGCTGGGACTCTGAGTGGTAACCCTCTGGCTATGACCGCAGGGATCCACACGCTGAAGCGGCTAAAGCAGCCAGGGACGTACGAGTATTTAGACAAGATCACAAAGGAGCTGACCAACGGGATCTTGGAAGCAGGGAGGAAAACAGGACATCCGATGTGCGGGGGTTACATAAGTGGTATGTTCGGTTTCTTTTTCGCGGAAGGACCGGTGTACAACTTCGCTGACGCGAAGAAGAGCGACACGGAGAAGTTTGGTAGGTTTTTCAGGGGGATGTTGGAGGAAGGTGTTTACTTTGCACCGTCTCAGTTCGAGGCTGGGTTTACCAGCTTGGCTCACACTCCTGAGGATATTCAGTTCACTATTTCTGCGGCCGAGAGGGTCCTCGGAAGGATCTAG
- the LOC108857770 gene encoding fatty alcohol:caffeoyl-CoA acyltransferase, whose protein sequence is MADSFELIVTRKDPVLVSPASETPKGLHYLSNLDQNIAIIVKTFYYFKSDSRSNEESSDVIKKSLSAVLVHYYPAAGRLAISPEGKIAVNCTGEGVVVVEAEANCGIEKIKEAIWEIDQPETLEKLVYNVPGARNILEIPPVVVQVTNFKCGGFVLGLGMNHNMFDGIAAMEFLNSWAETARGLPLSVPPCLDRTLLRPRTPPKIEFPHNEFEDLDDISGTGKLYADEKLVYKSFLFGPEKLEKLKIMAETKTTTFQTLTGFLWRARCQALGFKPDQRIKLLFAADGRSRFVPELPKGYSGNGIVFTYSVTTAGEVTLNPLSHTVGLVKSAVEMVTDGFMRSAIDYFEVTRARPSLTATLLITSWAKLSFHTKDFGWGEPVVSGPVGLPEKEVILFLPCGSDTKSINVLLGLPGSAMKVFEGLMDI, encoded by the exons atggCCGACTCATTCGAGCTCATTGTAACCAGAAAAGATCCCGTTCTCGTCTCTCCAGCCTCAGAAACTCCAAAAGGTCTTCATTACCTCTCAAATCTCGACCAAAACATAGCCATCATCGTCAAGACATTCTACTACTTCAAATCAGACTCAAGATCCAACGAGGAATCCTCTGACGTCATCAAAAAGTCACTCTCCGCGGTTCTTGTTCACTACTATCCTGCCGCTGGGAGACTCGCGATCAGTCCCGAAGGAAAGATCGCCGTGAACTGCACCGGAGAAGGAGTCGTGGTGGTGGAAGCAGAGGCTAATTGTGGGATAGAGAAGATAAAAGAGGCTATATGGGAGATTGATCAACCGGAGACTCTTGAAAAGCTTGTTTACAACGTTCCCGGTGCCCGGAATATTCTTGAGATTCCACCGGTAGTTGTTCAG gTAACAAATTTCAAATGTGGAGGATTCGTGTTAGGCCTAGGCATGAACCACAATATGTTCGATGGTATCGCAGCCATGGAGTTTCTCAACTCATGGGCCGAGACAGCTCGTGGTCTTCCACTCTCAGTCCCACCTTGCTTGGACCGCACACTTCTCCGACCACGGACACCACCAAAGATCGAGTTCCCACACAACGAGTTCGAAGATCTTGACGACATCTCAGGCACCGGAAAACTCTACGCCGACGAGAAACTCGTCTACAAATCCTTTCTATTTGGACCCGAAAAACTGGAGAAGCTCAAGATCATGGCAGAGACAAAAACCACGACATTCCAAACCCTAACCGGGTTCCTTTGGAGAGCTCGTTGCCAAGCCTTGGGGTTTAAACCAGATCAACGTATAAAACTTCTCTTTGCTGCAGATGGACGGTCAAGATTCGTTCCGGAACTTCCTAAAGGATATTCAGGAAACGGGATTGTGTTCACTTATTCTGTTACCACGGCAGGTGAAGTGACTCTAAACCCTCTTTCTCATACCGTGGGGTTGGTAAAAAGTGCCGTTGAAATGGTAACGGATGGTTTCATGAGGTCAGCGATTGATTACTTCGAAGTGACTCGGGCTAGGCCGAGTCTGACGGCGACGCTTCTTATCACATCGTGGGCAAAACTATCATTTCATACTAAAGACTTTGGTTGGGGTGAGCCGGTTGTGTCTGGACCGGTTGGTTTACCTGAGAAGGAAGTGATTCTGTTCTTGCCATGTGGCAGTGACACGAAGAGTATCAATGTGTTGCTTGGACTTCCTGGTTCGGCTATGAAGGTGTTCGAAGGGCTTATGGATATTTGA